Proteins from one Camelina sativa cultivar DH55 chromosome 8, Cs, whole genome shotgun sequence genomic window:
- the LOC104706303 gene encoding protein phosphatase 1 regulatory subunit pprA, whose protein sequence is MNSEKEEEPLVEIDDSSNVLDLTSYQLHSLDTVELPTTLTELDLTANRLSGLDSRIAQLSALKKLSLRQNLIDDSGVEPLSRWDALSDLEELVLRDNKLEKVPDVSIFSKLLVFDISFNEITSLEGLSKATSSLKELYVSKNEVNKIMEIEHLHNLQILELGSNRLRVMENLENFTILEELWLGRNRIKVVNLCGLKCIKKISLQSNRLTSMKGFEDCVALEELYLSHNGISKMEGLSALVNLRVLDVSNNKLTSVDDIQNLTKLEDLWLNDNQIESLEAITEAVTGSKEKLTTIYLENNPCAKSSDYVAVVRQIFPNVEQIDSNLFA, encoded by the exons ATGAACAGTgagaaggaggaggaaccaTTGGTAGAGATCGATGATTCGAGTAATGTTCTCGATCTCACTAGCTATCAGCTCCACAGTCTCGATACGGTCGAGTTGCCTACGACCCTGACTGAGCTAGACCTCACCGCGAATCGTTTGTCGGGATTAGACTCGAGGATCGCTCAGCTCTCCGCGCTCAAGAAGCTTTCTCTTCGCCAGAACCTAATCGATGATTCCGGAGTCGAGCCTTTGTCTCGCTGGGACGCCTTGTCCGATCTCGAG GAGCTAGTTCTCAGAGATAACAAGCTCGAAAAAGTACCAGATGTCAGCATATTCTCAAAGCTTTTGGTTTTCGATATATCTTTCAATGAGATCACTTCGTTGGAAGGATTATCCAAGGCCACTAGCTCACTGAAGGAACTCTATGTGTCTAAAAATGAAGTTAACAAGATTATGGAGATTGAACACTTGCACAACTTGCAGATTCTTGAATTGGGGTCTAATAGATTGCGG GTAATGGAAAATTTGGAAAACTTCACAATTTTAGAAGAACTATGGCTCGGAAGAAACCGTATCAAAGTTGTCAACCTGTGTGGGCTCAAATGCATTAAAAAGATCAGCTTGCAGAGCAATAGATTGACCTCTATGAAAGGGTTTGAG GATTGTGTTGCTCTTGAAGAGTTATATTTGAGCCATAATGGTATCTCAAAAATGGAAGGCTTGAGTGCATTGGTCAACCTACGGGTATTGGATGTGTCGAACAACAAGCTTACATCAGTTGATGATATTCAGAACCTCACAAA GTTGGAAGATTTATGGCTTAATGATAACCAGATAGAATCACTTGAAGCAATCACAGAAGCTGTTACAGGATCTAAAGAGAAGCTTACCACTATCTACCTCGAAAATAACCCTTGT GCCAAGTCTTCGGATTATGTTGCTGTGGTCAGACAAATCTTTCCAAATGTGGAGCAAATAGATTCTAACTTGTTTGCTTAA
- the LOC104706304 gene encoding dolichyl-diphosphooligosaccharide--protein glycosyltransferase subunit STT3A isoform X1 has protein sequence MAALESPQPAATTTAMRHAFGNVLSVLILVLIGVLAFSIRLFSVIKYESVIHEFDPYFNYRVTQFLSKNGIYEFWNWFDDRTWYPLGRVIGGTVYPGLTLTAGTIWWVLNSLNIPLSVETVCVFTAPVFSAFASWATYLLTKEVKGSGAGLAAAVLLAMVPSYISRSVAGSYDNEAVAIFALIFTFYLYIKTLNTGSLFYATLNALAYFYMVCSWGGYTFIINLIPMHVLLCIVTGRYSPRLYIAYAPLVVLGTLLAALVPVVGFNAVLTSEHFASFLVFIIIHVVALVYYIKGILTPKMFKVAVTLVVSIGMVVCFIVVAILVALVASSPTGGWSGRSLSLLDPTYASKYIPIIASVSEHQPPTWPSYFMDINVLAFLVPAGIIACFSPLSDSSSFVVLYIVMSVYFSGVMVRLMLVLAPAACIMSGIALSQAFDVFTGSIKYQLGGSSNSTDNAEDTNNAPKDDASAGKTDKGEEIVKERSSKKGKKKEREPADKPSVKSKAKKKALVLPLETSIVALLLLIMLGAFYVIHCVWAAAEAYSAPSIVLTSQSRDGLHVFDDFRESYAWLSHNTDVDDKVASWWDYGYQTTAMANRTVIVDNNTWNNTHIATVGTAMSSPEKAAWEIFNSLDVKYVLVVFGGLIGYPSDDINKFLWMVRIGGGVFPHIKEADYLTLNLNLVTY, from the exons ATGGCGGCTCTAGAGAGCCCACAGCCGGCTGCAACGACGACTGCGATGAGGCATGCTTTCGGCAACGTTCTCTCAGTTCTGATCCTCGTCCTCATTGGTGTCCTCGCTTTCTCGATCCGTCTCTTCTCT gTTATAAAGTATGAAAGTGTGATTCATGAGTTTGATCCTTACTTCAATTATAGAGTCACTCAG TTCTTATCGAAGAATGGAATATACGAGTTCTGGAATTGGTTTGATGATCGGACCTG gTATCCTCTTGGCCGTGTGATTGGAGGAACTGTTTACCCTGGGTTAACGTTGACTGCTGGAACCATCTGGTG GGTCTTAAATTCACTAAACATTCCTCTATCAGTAGAGACTGTTTGTGTCTTCACTGCACCTGTATTCTCAGCTTTCGCATCCTGGGCAACGTACCTTTTGACCaag GAAGTTAAAGGCTCCGGGGCAGGACTAGCAGCTGCTGTTCTTTTGGCCATG GTTCCCTCATATATATCCCGATCTGTAGCTGGAAGCTATGACAATGAAGCTGTTGCCATTTTTGCTTTGATCTTCACTTTCTATCTTTACATAAAG ACATTAAATACAGGTTCCTTGTTTTATGCCACCCTGAATGCCCTTGCATACTTTTACATG GTATGTTCATGGGGAGGTTACACCTTCATTATCAACCTGATACCAATGCACGTGCTTTTGTGCATTGTAACTGGCCGATACTCTCCTCGACTGTACATTGCCTATGCTCCATTG GTTGTGTTAGGCACGTTGTTAGCTGCATTGGTGCCTGTTGTTGGTTTCAATGCCGTTTTGACTTCTGAACATTTTGCCTCGTttttg gtcttcatcatcatccacgtTGTCGCTCTCGTATACTACATCAAAGGCATTCTTACTCCTAAAATGTTCAAAGTTGCTGTGACACTTGTTGTGTCTATCGGCAT GGTTGTGTGTTTCATAGTTGTGGCAATCCTTGTGGCATTGGTGGCTTCAAGTCCAACAGGAGGATGGAGCGGTAGGAGTTTGAGTCTACTTGATCC AACTTATGCAAGCAAGTATATTCCAATAATTGCAAGTGTCAGTGAACATCAACCTCCAACTTGGCCGTCTTATTTCATGGATATCAATGTTTTGGCTTTCTTGGTCCCTGCCGGCATCATT GCGTGCTTTTCGCCTTTATCTGATTCCAGCTCTTTTGTGGTCCTTTACATTGTAATGTCTGTATACTTTTCTGGAGTTATG GTTCGTCTTATGCTCGTGCTCGCTCCAGCAGCATGCATCATGTCTGGGATTGCACTCTCTCAAGCTTTTGATGTTTTCACGGGTTCCATCAAATACCAGTTAGGTGGATCGTCTAATTCCACAGATAAT GCAGAGGATACGAACAATGCCCCAAAAGATGATGCTTCTGCTGGTAAGACTGACAAGGGTGAAGAAATTGTAAAAGAGCGGTCCTCTAAAAAGGGcaagaaaaaagagagggaaCCTGCTGATAAACCTTCTGTTAAGTCCAAGGCTAAGAAGAAGGCTCTTGTTTTGCCACTTGAAACCTCTATTGTTGCGCTTCTTCTCCTTATAATGTTGGGTGCTTTCTATGTG ATTCATTGTGTCTGGGCTGCTGCAGAAGCATACTCAGCTCCATCAATAGTATTGACATCTCAATCACGCGATGGCCTACACGTCTTCGATGATTTTAGAGAATCTTATGCATGGTTAAGCCATAATACTGATGTGGATGATAAA GTGGCATCATGGTGGGACTATGGTTATCAGACGACAGCTATGGCTAATAGAACTGTTATTGTTGACAACAATACCTGGAATAATACTCACATTGCAACTGTTGGCACTGCAATGTCATCTCCAGAAAAGGCGGCGTGGGAAATTTTCAACTCCTTGGATGTGAAATATGTTCTTGTCGTCTTTGGTG GTCTTATTGGTTACCCAAGTGATGATATTAACAAGTTTCTGTGGATGGTTCGTATTGGAGGCGGTGTCTTTCCTCATATAAAGGAAGCTGATTATCTG ACTTTGAATCTGAACCTGGTTACCTATTAA
- the LOC104706304 gene encoding dolichyl-diphosphooligosaccharide--protein glycosyltransferase subunit STT3A isoform X2, giving the protein MAALESPQPAATTTAMRHAFGNVLSVLILVLIGVLAFSIRLFSVIKYESVIHEFDPYFNYRVTQFLSKNGIYEFWNWFDDRTWYPLGRVIGGTVYPGLTLTAGTIWWVLNSLNIPLSVETVCVFTAPVFSAFASWATYLLTKEVKGSGAGLAAAVLLAMVPSYISRSVAGSYDNEAVAIFALIFTFYLYIKTLNTGSLFYATLNALAYFYMVCSWGGYTFIINLIPMHVLLCIVTGRYSPRLYIAYAPLVVLGTLLAALVPVVGFNAVLTSEHFASFLVFIIIHVVALVYYIKGILTPKMFKVAVTLVVSIGMVVCFIVVAILVALVASSPTGGWSGRSLSLLDPTYASKYIPIIASVSEHQPPTWPSYFMDINVLAFLVPAGIIACFSPLSDSSSFVVLYIVMSVYFSGVMVRLMLVLAPAACIMSGIALSQAFDVFTGSIKYQLGGSSNSTDNAEDTNNAPKDDASAGKTDKGEEIVKERSSKKGKKKEREPADKPSVKSKAKKKALVLPLETSIVALLLLIMLGAFYVIHCVWAAAEAYSAPSIVLTSQSRDGLHVFDDFRESYAWLSHNTDVDDKVASWWDYGYQTTAMANRTVIVDNNTWNNTHIATVGTAMSSPEKAAWEIFNSLDVKYVLVVFGGLIGYPSDDINKFLWMVRIGGGVFPHIKEADYLRDGQYRIDSEATPTMLNCLMYKLSYYRFVETDGKGYDRVRRTEIGKKHFKLTHFEEVFTSHHWMVRIYKLKPARNRIRGRAKKLKSKTTSSGWSSKSEKKNPWV; this is encoded by the exons ATGGCGGCTCTAGAGAGCCCACAGCCGGCTGCAACGACGACTGCGATGAGGCATGCTTTCGGCAACGTTCTCTCAGTTCTGATCCTCGTCCTCATTGGTGTCCTCGCTTTCTCGATCCGTCTCTTCTCT gTTATAAAGTATGAAAGTGTGATTCATGAGTTTGATCCTTACTTCAATTATAGAGTCACTCAG TTCTTATCGAAGAATGGAATATACGAGTTCTGGAATTGGTTTGATGATCGGACCTG gTATCCTCTTGGCCGTGTGATTGGAGGAACTGTTTACCCTGGGTTAACGTTGACTGCTGGAACCATCTGGTG GGTCTTAAATTCACTAAACATTCCTCTATCAGTAGAGACTGTTTGTGTCTTCACTGCACCTGTATTCTCAGCTTTCGCATCCTGGGCAACGTACCTTTTGACCaag GAAGTTAAAGGCTCCGGGGCAGGACTAGCAGCTGCTGTTCTTTTGGCCATG GTTCCCTCATATATATCCCGATCTGTAGCTGGAAGCTATGACAATGAAGCTGTTGCCATTTTTGCTTTGATCTTCACTTTCTATCTTTACATAAAG ACATTAAATACAGGTTCCTTGTTTTATGCCACCCTGAATGCCCTTGCATACTTTTACATG GTATGTTCATGGGGAGGTTACACCTTCATTATCAACCTGATACCAATGCACGTGCTTTTGTGCATTGTAACTGGCCGATACTCTCCTCGACTGTACATTGCCTATGCTCCATTG GTTGTGTTAGGCACGTTGTTAGCTGCATTGGTGCCTGTTGTTGGTTTCAATGCCGTTTTGACTTCTGAACATTTTGCCTCGTttttg gtcttcatcatcatccacgtTGTCGCTCTCGTATACTACATCAAAGGCATTCTTACTCCTAAAATGTTCAAAGTTGCTGTGACACTTGTTGTGTCTATCGGCAT GGTTGTGTGTTTCATAGTTGTGGCAATCCTTGTGGCATTGGTGGCTTCAAGTCCAACAGGAGGATGGAGCGGTAGGAGTTTGAGTCTACTTGATCC AACTTATGCAAGCAAGTATATTCCAATAATTGCAAGTGTCAGTGAACATCAACCTCCAACTTGGCCGTCTTATTTCATGGATATCAATGTTTTGGCTTTCTTGGTCCCTGCCGGCATCATT GCGTGCTTTTCGCCTTTATCTGATTCCAGCTCTTTTGTGGTCCTTTACATTGTAATGTCTGTATACTTTTCTGGAGTTATG GTTCGTCTTATGCTCGTGCTCGCTCCAGCAGCATGCATCATGTCTGGGATTGCACTCTCTCAAGCTTTTGATGTTTTCACGGGTTCCATCAAATACCAGTTAGGTGGATCGTCTAATTCCACAGATAAT GCAGAGGATACGAACAATGCCCCAAAAGATGATGCTTCTGCTGGTAAGACTGACAAGGGTGAAGAAATTGTAAAAGAGCGGTCCTCTAAAAAGGGcaagaaaaaagagagggaaCCTGCTGATAAACCTTCTGTTAAGTCCAAGGCTAAGAAGAAGGCTCTTGTTTTGCCACTTGAAACCTCTATTGTTGCGCTTCTTCTCCTTATAATGTTGGGTGCTTTCTATGTG ATTCATTGTGTCTGGGCTGCTGCAGAAGCATACTCAGCTCCATCAATAGTATTGACATCTCAATCACGCGATGGCCTACACGTCTTCGATGATTTTAGAGAATCTTATGCATGGTTAAGCCATAATACTGATGTGGATGATAAA GTGGCATCATGGTGGGACTATGGTTATCAGACGACAGCTATGGCTAATAGAACTGTTATTGTTGACAACAATACCTGGAATAATACTCACATTGCAACTGTTGGCACTGCAATGTCATCTCCAGAAAAGGCGGCGTGGGAAATTTTCAACTCCTTGGATGTGAAATATGTTCTTGTCGTCTTTGGTG GTCTTATTGGTTACCCAAGTGATGATATTAACAAGTTTCTGTGGATGGTTCGTATTGGAGGCGGTGTCTTTCCTCATATAAAGGAAGCTGATTATCTG AGAGATGGCCAATACCGGATTGATTCTGAAGCCACTCCAACAATGTTGAACTGCCTTATGTACAAGCTCTCTTACTACAG GTTTGTAGAGACAGATGGCAAAGGTTACGATCGGGTGAGGCGGACAGAGATTGGGAAGAAGCATTTTAAGCTCACACATTTCGAAGAG GTTTTCACGAGTCACCATTGGATGGTTCGGATATACAAGCTGAAACCTGCCAGGAACAGGATTCGGGGTAGAGCAAAGAAGCTGAAATCG AAAACAACAAGCTCTGGATGGAGTtcaaaatcagagaagaagaacccttGGGTCTAG